A region from the Benincasa hispida cultivar B227 chromosome 12, ASM972705v1, whole genome shotgun sequence genome encodes:
- the LOC120093025 gene encoding uncharacterized protein LOC120093025, translated as MNGQAEVSNREIKSILEKVVNAMWKDWAQRLDEALWAYRTAYKTPIESEHKDFWVVKKLNLNLDTAGAQRKLQLNELEEWRLNAYENNKLYKEKTKRWHEQHISKKELVVGEKVLLFNSRLRLFPGKLKSRWSGPFIIKTIFPYGAVELTREDGTNAFKVNGQRVKPYFEDGLERQKSSLALRKAS; from the exons AtgaatggtcaagctgaagtatccaatcgagaaatcaaaTCTATCCTAGAGAAAGTTGTCAACGCAATGTGGAAGGACTGGGCACAGAGGCTGGATGAAGCGCTCTGGGCCTACAGGACTGCCTACAAGACccctatag AGTCGGAGCACAAGGACTTCTGGGTAGTTAAGAAGCTAAACTTGAACTTGGACACCGCGGGCGCTCAACGCAAACTTCAGCTCAATGAGCTTGAGGAGTGGCGATTGAACGCGTACGAGAATAACAAGCTTTacaaagaaaagacaaaacGTTGGCACGAACAACACATTAGTAAGAAAGAGCTTGTTGTTGGCGAAAAAGTTCTATTgttcaattcacgtctgcgTTTATTCCCAGGGAAGTTAAAATCCAGGTGGTCaggacccttcatcattaagACAATCTTTCCATATGGAGCAGTGGAATTAACACGGGAGGATGGcaccaacgcattcaaagtaaatggcCAAAGAGTGAAGCCATACTTTGAAGATGGACTGGAACGTCAAAAGTCATCTCTCGCACTACGCAAAGCCAGCTGA